A region of Streptomyces halobius DNA encodes the following proteins:
- a CDS encoding acyltransferase family protein, translating into MTAPQLTAGTASAAPAPVTPAPKPGIRGRGRDGATRLRALDGLRLLAALMVAAYHYGGRDGEISQAWGGSTAHQFPTASGLFAYGALGVQIFFVISGFVICLSGWGRPLRSFIASRVSRLYPAYWAAILLVTAVFALPWVAYRALAPSDVLTNLTMLQQPLGVDRVLGVCWTLWAEMRFYALFALCVVLPGATRTRVVLFCAGWTLAAALAQAANEPFLNIVLMPEYAPYFIGGVGLFLLYRYGSRDPVAWAIVLVSWLIGQHYAVVRLWHAPSADGFSYRSSAGIIAVVTLGFALVAAVALGKLRWANWRWLTVAGALTYPFYLVHEHLGWAVVRALHQDLRLPSYATLMLTVGLMLLLAWVLHRWVERPLTPVLRRAIDPRRR; encoded by the coding sequence ATGACCGCCCCACAACTCACGGCCGGCACCGCGTCCGCCGCGCCGGCCCCCGTCACCCCTGCTCCGAAACCCGGCATACGGGGGCGCGGCCGCGACGGCGCCACGCGGCTGCGCGCCCTCGACGGACTGCGGCTGCTCGCCGCCCTGATGGTCGCCGCGTACCACTACGGGGGCCGTGACGGCGAGATATCCCAGGCCTGGGGCGGGTCGACCGCCCATCAGTTCCCCACCGCCTCCGGCCTGTTCGCGTACGGCGCCCTGGGTGTGCAGATCTTCTTCGTGATCAGCGGTTTCGTGATCTGCCTGAGCGGCTGGGGGCGGCCGCTGCGCTCGTTCATCGCCTCCCGCGTCTCCCGCCTCTATCCGGCGTACTGGGCCGCGATCCTCCTCGTCACCGCGGTCTTCGCGCTCCCCTGGGTCGCCTACAGGGCCCTGGCGCCCAGCGACGTGCTGACAAACCTGACCATGCTGCAACAGCCGCTCGGTGTGGACCGGGTGCTCGGCGTGTGCTGGACCCTCTGGGCCGAGATGCGCTTCTACGCCCTCTTCGCGCTCTGCGTCGTCCTCCCGGGCGCCACCCGCACCCGCGTCGTCCTCTTCTGCGCCGGCTGGACCCTGGCCGCGGCCCTCGCCCAGGCCGCGAACGAGCCGTTCCTCAACATCGTCCTGATGCCGGAGTACGCCCCGTACTTCATCGGCGGCGTGGGCCTCTTCCTGCTGTACCGCTACGGCTCCCGCGATCCGGTCGCCTGGGCGATCGTGCTGGTCAGCTGGCTGATCGGACAGCATTACGCGGTCGTCCGGCTCTGGCACGCACCCTCCGCCGACGGCTTCTCCTACCGCTCTTCGGCCGGCATCATCGCCGTCGTGACGCTCGGCTTCGCGCTGGTCGCGGCCGTCGCCCTCGGCAAGCTCCGCTGGGCGAACTGGCGTTGGCTGACCGTCGCCGGCGCGCTCACCTACCCCTTCTACCTGGTGCACGAACACCTGGGCTGGGCCGTCGTACGCGCGCTGCACCAGGACTTGCGTCTGCCCTCGTACGCGACGCTGATGCTGACCGTCGGCCTGATGCTGCTGCTGGCGTGGGTGCTGCACCGGTGGGTGGAGCGTCCGCTCACGCCTGTGCTGCGGCGGGCGATCGACCCGCGGCGGCGGTGA
- a CDS encoding alpha-2,8-polysialyltransferase family protein translates to MPTRPRTQIFMASTLYGAATLAAALDADGFAPADRRLLLLSNNATTPETTPSLDTMPGFDRLRGRFDRVLSWNETISPFHPGGWSPRPDDVPLWERYLRLLWGLGDSQVELIVESIQVNPAMAVAQLFPEAPIDVYADGLMSYGPTRDKLAPLIGTRVNRLLHLDLVPGLTPLLLTEFGVEAQTVPTDAFTKVLAELADGIDGLDVPHGAALLLGQYLSALGILTPEEEEELHVRMVRGAVERGHREIVFKPHPSAPARWSRMLEREAQKLHVELTVLDSPVLAEVLYQRMRPALVVGCFSTALLTASTFYDLPTARTGTGLLLERLTPYQNSNRVPVTIVDALVPDLADRGGTPYAAPGEIGGLVTAVGYAMQHQIYPELRPAAERYLKAHLDRHTWRYFKRRRLTSLALPGAVPSQLSFIPRNSTVRRVARRARAVQRRLKKRAAYG, encoded by the coding sequence ATGCCCACCCGGCCCCGTACCCAGATCTTCATGGCGTCCACGCTGTACGGCGCGGCGACCCTCGCCGCCGCCCTGGACGCCGACGGCTTCGCACCGGCCGACCGCCGGCTGCTGCTGCTCAGCAATAACGCCACCACCCCGGAGACCACCCCGTCGCTGGACACCATGCCCGGCTTCGACCGGCTGCGCGGCCGCTTCGACCGCGTCCTGTCCTGGAACGAGACGATCAGCCCGTTCCACCCCGGCGGCTGGTCCCCGCGGCCGGACGACGTCCCGCTGTGGGAGCGGTATCTGCGGCTGCTGTGGGGCCTGGGCGACTCCCAGGTCGAGCTGATCGTGGAATCCATCCAGGTCAACCCGGCGATGGCGGTGGCCCAGCTGTTCCCGGAGGCGCCCATCGATGTCTACGCCGACGGCCTGATGAGCTACGGCCCCACCCGCGACAAGCTCGCCCCCCTGATCGGCACCCGCGTCAACCGGCTGCTGCACCTGGACCTGGTGCCGGGCCTGACCCCCCTCCTCCTCACCGAGTTCGGCGTCGAGGCGCAGACCGTACCGACCGACGCCTTCACCAAGGTGCTGGCCGAACTCGCGGACGGCATCGACGGGTTGGACGTACCGCACGGCGCCGCCCTGCTCCTCGGCCAGTACCTCTCCGCGCTCGGCATCCTCACCCCGGAGGAAGAAGAGGAGCTGCACGTACGGATGGTGCGCGGGGCCGTCGAGCGGGGCCACCGCGAGATCGTCTTCAAGCCGCATCCGTCCGCGCCGGCCCGCTGGTCGCGGATGCTGGAGCGGGAGGCCCAGAAACTGCACGTCGAGCTGACCGTGCTGGACAGCCCGGTGCTGGCCGAGGTCCTCTACCAGCGGATGCGTCCCGCGCTGGTCGTCGGCTGCTTCTCCACGGCGCTGCTGACCGCGTCCACCTTCTACGACCTGCCGACCGCGCGCACCGGCACCGGACTGCTGCTGGAGCGGTTGACGCCGTACCAGAACAGCAACCGTGTCCCGGTCACGATCGTGGACGCGCTGGTGCCCGACCTCGCGGACCGCGGCGGCACACCGTACGCCGCCCCCGGGGAGATCGGCGGCCTGGTCACCGCCGTCGGCTACGCCATGCAGCACCAGATCTACCCCGAGCTGCGCCCGGCCGCCGAGCGCTATCTCAAGGCCCACCTCGACCGGCACACCTGGCGCTACTTCAAGCGCCGCCGGCTCACCTCGCTGGCGCTGCCCGGCGCGGTCCCGTCGCAGCTGTCGTTCATCCCGCGCAACTCCACCGTGCGCCGGGTCGCGCGCCGGGCGCGGGCCGTCCAGCGCCGCCTGAAGAAGCGGGCCGCATACGGATGA
- a CDS encoding TetR/AcrR family transcriptional regulator C-terminal domain-containing protein: MAVRLDRNLVVETALRLLNEVGLEGLTLRRIAKELNVQAPALYWHFKNKQALLDEMATEMFRRMTASLLAGTGPETDGPRDDWQEVLLNACRGLRRALLEYRDGGKVFSGTRMTDESHAASQEALLSRLTAAGFTPGEAARAWWTAYNFTIGLVIEEQSVHPDPGEPDSRDPAYDLENRARRLGESHPLAVTAGHEMFGDIEAGFEAGLRIIVAGVAATVGPDAGK, encoded by the coding sequence ATGGCTGTGCGACTCGACCGGAACCTGGTGGTGGAGACCGCCCTGCGCCTGCTGAACGAGGTGGGGCTCGAAGGGCTCACCCTGCGTCGGATCGCGAAGGAGCTGAACGTCCAGGCGCCCGCGCTGTACTGGCACTTCAAGAACAAGCAGGCGCTGCTGGACGAGATGGCCACCGAGATGTTCCGGCGGATGACCGCGTCGCTGCTGGCGGGGACCGGTCCGGAGACGGACGGTCCCCGGGACGACTGGCAGGAGGTGCTGCTCAACGCCTGCCGCGGGCTGCGCCGCGCACTGCTGGAATACCGCGACGGCGGCAAGGTCTTCAGTGGTACGCGGATGACCGACGAGAGCCACGCCGCATCGCAAGAAGCGCTCCTGAGCCGGCTCACCGCGGCGGGCTTCACGCCGGGCGAGGCGGCGCGGGCCTGGTGGACCGCGTACAACTTCACCATCGGCCTGGTGATCGAGGAGCAGTCGGTCCATCCGGACCCGGGTGAGCCGGACAGCCGCGACCCCGCCTACGACCTCGAAAACCGCGCGCGGCGGCTCGGTGAGAGCCATCCGCTCGCGGTCACGGCGGGGCACGAGATGTTCGGCGACATCGAGGCCGGGTTCGAGGCGGGGCTGCGGATCATCGTCGCCGGGGTGGCGGCGACGGTCGGCCCGGACGCCGGGAAGTGA